A single region of the Syntrophorhabdaceae bacterium genome encodes:
- a CDS encoding potassium channel family protein, translated as MMRNPIWFWTKEHSLSALLAILIVHFFIFVPAAGKGMLVRLAADLALSTFLLAGLLSMAPGKLFMIPFSAFVVLGAVTHFARFLFGVQDLVGWDFTFSTLGLAGVLVITLKMVYQAGPITKHRILGAIAAHLMIAGLFGKVYAMINYLIPGAFDASHEFSRFSVEGTEDFLYFSVVALTTMGFGDITPVAPIARSFVMIEGLVGQLYPAVFIARLVSLSLAVKEGK; from the coding sequence ATGATGCGAAATCCGATCTGGTTCTGGACGAAAGAGCACAGCCTCAGCGCCCTTCTCGCGATTCTGATCGTTCATTTCTTCATTTTTGTTCCCGCAGCGGGAAAGGGCATGCTCGTCAGGCTTGCCGCCGACCTGGCCCTGTCGACATTTCTCCTGGCTGGACTTCTGTCGATGGCCCCCGGGAAGCTATTCATGATCCCCTTTTCCGCCTTCGTGGTCCTGGGCGCGGTTACCCACTTTGCGAGATTTCTCTTCGGTGTCCAGGACCTGGTTGGATGGGACTTCACATTTTCGACCCTTGGGCTGGCCGGAGTGCTCGTAATCACTCTTAAAATGGTGTACCAGGCCGGTCCGATAACGAAGCATCGGATCCTGGGGGCCATTGCCGCGCACCTCATGATCGCCGGCCTCTTCGGTAAAGTATATGCCATGATCAACTACCTCATACCGGGAGCCTTTGACGCGAGTCACGAGTTCAGCCGGTTCAGCGTGGAAGGCACGGAAGATTTCCTCTATTTCAGTGTGGTTGCTCTGACCACCATGGGTTTCGGCGATATCACCCCTGTTGCCCCCATCGCCCGCTCCTTTGTAATGATTGAGGGACTCGTCGGACAGCTTTATCCGGCCGTCTTCATTGCGAGGCTCGTATCGCTCAGCCTTGCGGTGAAGGAGGGAAAGTGA
- a CDS encoding glycogen/starch/alpha-glucan phosphorylase, giving the protein MAGYGCGPVQFTAKDGLYERHLIFDNVVDPSSVGIRERFEAAARSVRDILSQRWIRTEETYRRENPKRIYYMSMEFLMGRAFENNLTNLLLMPYVREFAAEKKLDWNDLVAQEPDAGLGNGGLGRLAACFLDSMATMELPGMGYGLRYEYGIFTQAIRDGWQEEYPDNWLRRPDPWEVARPEETVEIRLNTFFELHRGSLRAVPGRASTLLGIPFDRPVVGYGGKTINTLRLWAAAAPDFFDFQAFSGGDFVGALAQTLASESLTRVLYPDDTTSMGKGLRFVQEYFLVACSLQDLLRRFRAGNADWSALPEKAAIQLNDTHPALAVPELMRILLDEAHLGWDEGWDITRRTLAYTNHTLLPEALEKWPLVWFEIVQPRLLEIILEINRRFLDKVRSRFPGREDRVRGASIIEEGPEKEVRMANLAIVGTHSTNGVAAIHSQLLRTRTVKDLAEIFPERFSNKTNGVTPRRWLLLANPFLSAAITKAIGADWITDLSELAKLKPLADDLNFRNAFLQAKRDQKSAFVDWLTATSGRIADPDTIFDCQVKRIHEYKRQLLNALRIIVLYNRLRENRKIEMAPRTFFFAGKAAPAYHLAKLVIKFINNLAETIDGDPAAAGRLKVLFLPDYSVSLAERLIPACDVSNQISTAGYEASGTSNMKFMMNGALTIGTRDGATIEMAEEAGEENFFLFGLTAEQVTGSRDWYNPYWHYENEPETRAAIDLIASGHFSRHDPGIFTPLIDVLLPWGDRYMHLADLGAYLDADERMCELYEDRNGWARKAILNVAGSGKFSSDRTIAEYAAHIWNVKSCPVR; this is encoded by the coding sequence ATGGCTGGGTATGGATGCGGGCCCGTTCAGTTCACGGCAAAAGACGGGTTGTACGAACGCCACCTTATCTTTGATAACGTGGTCGACCCGTCATCGGTGGGAATACGGGAGCGTTTTGAGGCGGCGGCCCGCTCGGTTCGCGATATCCTCTCCCAGCGTTGGATACGCACGGAGGAGACTTATAGGCGCGAAAACCCGAAAAGGATCTACTACATGTCCATGGAGTTTCTCATGGGCCGGGCCTTTGAGAATAACCTGACGAACCTGCTGCTCATGCCCTATGTCAGGGAATTCGCAGCCGAGAAGAAGCTCGACTGGAATGACCTGGTTGCGCAGGAACCGGATGCGGGTCTCGGAAACGGAGGACTGGGGCGACTTGCCGCATGTTTTCTCGATTCCATGGCGACAATGGAGCTTCCCGGCATGGGTTACGGCCTCCGTTATGAGTACGGCATATTCACGCAGGCGATCAGGGACGGCTGGCAGGAGGAATATCCCGACAATTGGCTCCGTCGCCCGGACCCGTGGGAAGTTGCCCGTCCGGAAGAGACCGTGGAAATAAGGCTCAACACCTTCTTTGAATTGCACAGGGGAAGCCTGCGGGCAGTTCCGGGACGTGCATCCACCCTGCTCGGCATCCCCTTTGACCGCCCCGTGGTGGGCTATGGGGGAAAGACGATCAATACCCTGCGGCTCTGGGCGGCTGCGGCTCCCGATTTTTTTGATTTCCAGGCGTTCAGTGGCGGAGATTTCGTGGGGGCCCTGGCCCAGACGCTCGCAAGCGAATCTCTTACCCGGGTACTTTACCCCGACGATACCACAAGTATGGGGAAAGGGCTGCGGTTTGTGCAGGAATATTTTCTCGTGGCATGCTCGCTCCAGGACCTCCTGAGACGTTTTCGGGCGGGTAACGCAGACTGGAGCGCCCTGCCCGAGAAGGCTGCCATCCAGCTTAACGACACCCATCCCGCATTGGCAGTGCCCGAATTGATGCGAATCCTCCTGGATGAAGCTCACCTGGGATGGGACGAAGGGTGGGACATTACCAGGCGGACCCTGGCCTACACGAACCACACGTTACTACCCGAGGCCCTCGAGAAGTGGCCGCTTGTGTGGTTCGAAATAGTGCAGCCCCGCCTCCTCGAAATCATTCTGGAGATCAACCGGCGTTTCCTTGACAAGGTCCGGAGCCGTTTTCCGGGCCGGGAAGACCGCGTGCGGGGCGCGAGCATCATCGAGGAGGGGCCGGAAAAAGAAGTCCGCATGGCCAACCTCGCCATCGTAGGCACCCACAGCACCAACGGCGTTGCCGCAATTCATTCTCAACTCCTGCGCACCCGGACGGTGAAAGACCTGGCCGAGATATTCCCGGAACGATTCAGTAACAAGACCAACGGCGTCACGCCCAGGCGGTGGCTGCTCCTCGCGAACCCTTTTCTTTCGGCAGCGATCACGAAGGCCATCGGTGCCGACTGGATCACCGATCTCAGTGAGCTGGCTAAACTGAAACCCCTCGCCGACGATCTGAACTTCCGAAACGCCTTTCTCCAAGCCAAACGTGATCAGAAGTCGGCCTTCGTCGACTGGCTCACGGCGACGAGCGGCAGGATTGCGGACCCCGACACCATCTTCGATTGCCAGGTGAAGCGCATTCACGAGTACAAACGGCAACTGCTGAACGCGCTCCGTATTATTGTCCTCTACAACCGCCTGAGGGAGAATCGGAAAATCGAGATGGCCCCCCGTACCTTCTTCTTCGCAGGCAAGGCGGCCCCCGCTTACCACCTCGCCAAGCTCGTCATAAAGTTCATCAACAATCTCGCGGAGACCATTGACGGCGACCCGGCAGCGGCCGGCCGGCTCAAGGTCCTTTTCCTCCCGGACTACTCCGTCTCATTGGCAGAGCGGCTCATCCCCGCCTGCGACGTCTCCAATCAGATATCAACCGCAGGCTACGAAGCCAGCGGCACGAGCAACATGAAATTCATGATGAATGGGGCCCTTACCATTGGCACCAGGGACGGCGCCACGATCGAGATGGCTGAAGAGGCAGGGGAGGAGAATTTCTTTCTTTTCGGCCTCACCGCGGAGCAGGTAACCGGAAGCCGGGATTGGTACAACCCTTACTGGCACTATGAGAATGAACCGGAGACCCGTGCGGCCATCGACTTGATCGCCTCGGGCCACTTCAGCCGTCATGATCCGGGTATCTTTACCCCCTTGATCGACGTACTGCTGCCCTGGGGGGACCGATATATGCATCTTGCCGACCTGGGAGCCTATCTGGACGCAGACGAGCGCATGTGTGAGTTGTATGAAGACCGGAATGGCTGGGCGCGAAAAGCGATACTCAACGTGGCCGGTTCGGGAAAGTTCTCGAGTGACCGTACCATCGCAGAATATGCGGCCCATATCTGGAACGTTAAATCGTGCCCGGTGCGATGA
- a CDS encoding ATP-dependent 6-phosphofructokinase, translating to MVGADLDFTISRLGEGTVPSPMKGAHFTRDDERVLYHTRLADIRAWIDARTNPPAIEAAGPREHIYFEPSRLACGIVTCGGICPGLNDVIRAVVLSLYYHYGVSKVYGFRFGYEGLVQRYGHAPLELTPQTVAQIHQMGGTILGSSRGPQDPAEMVRTLEDLKIGILFAIGGDGTLRGAGKIGEEAARRGLAISVIGIPKTIDNDISYIQNTFGFETAVTEARRATYAAHNEAEAAVNGIGLVKLMGRDSGFITAFSALVDNNVNYCLVPEVPFTLDGFLRELKARLDRRGHAVIVVAEGAGQDLMEKSGERDASGNVKYGDIGIFLRDAVKKYFQQEGMEINLKYIDPSYTIRSTPANPHDSAFCLLFGHNAVHAGMSGRTNMVVSFWSHQFTHIPISLAVSHRKKIDPEGMLWSSVIASTGQPRDLCK from the coding sequence ATGGTAGGCGCTGATCTTGATTTTACCATAAGCCGGCTTGGCGAAGGCACCGTTCCCTCGCCGATGAAGGGTGCACACTTTACCCGGGACGATGAACGAGTGCTCTACCATACACGCCTTGCCGACATCCGGGCATGGATCGACGCCCGGACAAACCCTCCGGCGATTGAGGCGGCCGGGCCGAGAGAGCATATTTATTTTGAGCCTTCCCGGCTGGCGTGCGGGATCGTGACCTGCGGCGGAATATGTCCCGGCCTTAACGATGTAATACGGGCGGTCGTCTTAAGCCTGTACTACCACTACGGCGTCAGCAAGGTGTACGGTTTCCGTTTCGGGTACGAGGGCCTGGTGCAAAGGTACGGTCATGCCCCACTTGAACTGACCCCTCAGACGGTCGCACAAATCCACCAGATGGGCGGGACAATCCTGGGCTCGTCCCGGGGACCCCAAGATCCTGCGGAGATGGTGAGGACCCTCGAGGACCTCAAAATAGGTATCCTTTTTGCAATCGGCGGGGACGGAACCCTCCGCGGGGCCGGGAAGATCGGTGAGGAGGCGGCACGACGGGGACTCGCCATCAGCGTCATCGGCATTCCGAAGACGATCGATAACGATATATCCTATATCCAGAACACCTTCGGGTTCGAGACGGCGGTTACCGAGGCCCGGCGGGCCACATACGCTGCCCACAATGAAGCGGAGGCAGCGGTGAATGGTATCGGACTGGTGAAGCTGATGGGTCGCGATTCCGGCTTCATTACCGCGTTTTCGGCCCTCGTCGACAACAACGTGAACTACTGCCTGGTCCCTGAAGTGCCCTTCACCCTGGATGGATTCCTTAGGGAGTTGAAAGCGCGGCTTGACCGCAGGGGTCACGCGGTGATCGTAGTCGCGGAAGGGGCAGGTCAGGACCTGATGGAAAAATCGGGGGAACGCGACGCATCAGGAAACGTCAAATACGGTGATATCGGCATTTTTCTCAGGGATGCCGTCAAGAAATACTTTCAGCAGGAAGGTATGGAGATAAACCTTAAATATATTGACCCGAGCTACACCATAAGAAGCACGCCCGCTAACCCCCATGACTCTGCTTTTTGCCTCCTCTTCGGACACAACGCGGTACATGCAGGGATGAGCGGCCGGACCAATATGGTGGTGAGTTTCTGGAGTCATCAGTTCACCCATATCCCCATATCTCTTGCCGTATCGCACCGTAAAAAGATAGATCCCGAGGGAATGCTCTGGAGCAGCGTTATCGCATCGACCGGACAGCCGAGGGACCTGTGTAAATAA
- the fbaA gene encoding class II fructose-bisphosphate aldolase, which yields MPVADYKIYCEMLDRARNNRFAYPAINVTSLTTANAVLRGLAESRSDGIIQVTTGGAAFASGSSVKDMALGAISIAEHIHRVADRYPVYVALHTDHCTAENLEKFVMPLLEETERRRREGKPNLFNSHMFDGSTLPLKENLDIAEKLLERCVKSDLILEIETGAVGGEEDGMKASAAAKLYTTPEDTLEVARRLNAIGGARYLLAATFGNVHGVYAPGHVQLRPSILRDCQEAVVKQYGEQARFHLVFHGGSGSSAEEIHEAIDYGVVKMNIDTDTQYAFTRAITDHLFRNYSGALKVDGEVGNKKVYDPRIYMTLAEAAMAKRVSEAVTQLRGTGMTMAK from the coding sequence ATGCCGGTAGCAGATTATAAGATTTATTGCGAGATGCTCGACAGAGCAAGGAACAACCGTTTTGCCTATCCCGCCATCAACGTGACATCCCTCACCACTGCCAACGCGGTGCTGCGGGGCCTTGCCGAAAGCAGGAGTGACGGCATCATCCAGGTAACCACGGGAGGCGCCGCGTTTGCATCGGGCTCTTCCGTCAAGGATATGGCCCTCGGCGCGATCTCCATCGCCGAGCACATCCACCGCGTTGCGGATAGATACCCCGTGTACGTCGCGCTCCACACGGACCATTGCACGGCGGAGAACCTGGAGAAGTTCGTCATGCCCCTGCTGGAGGAAACCGAGAGGCGGCGCAGGGAGGGTAAACCGAACCTCTTCAACAGTCACATGTTCGACGGGAGTACTCTTCCCCTTAAGGAAAACCTCGACATTGCAGAGAAGTTGCTCGAACGATGCGTCAAGAGCGACCTGATCCTCGAAATCGAGACAGGGGCGGTCGGGGGGGAGGAAGACGGCATGAAGGCGAGCGCTGCCGCGAAGCTCTATACGACCCCGGAGGACACCCTTGAAGTCGCACGGCGTCTGAACGCCATCGGCGGCGCCCGCTATCTCCTCGCGGCAACCTTCGGAAACGTCCACGGCGTCTATGCACCCGGTCACGTTCAACTGAGGCCTTCCATTCTGAGGGATTGTCAGGAGGCGGTAGTGAAGCAGTATGGCGAGCAGGCCCGTTTCCACCTCGTATTTCACGGGGGCTCGGGATCATCCGCAGAGGAGATTCACGAGGCAATCGACTACGGTGTGGTGAAGATGAATATAGATACGGACACGCAGTACGCCTTTACCCGCGCCATCACCGATCACCTGTTCAGGAACTACAGCGGTGCCCTCAAGGTAGACGGCGAAGTGGGGAACAAAAAAGTCTACGACCCCCGCATCTATATGACCCTCGCGGAAGCGGCAATGGCGAAACGGGTCAGTGAGGCGGTAACCCAACTCAGGGGTACGGGCATGACGATGGCGAAGTGA
- a CDS encoding NADP-dependent glyceraldehyde-3-phosphate dehydrogenase, which translates to MTDRAFGTIIPEDEKIPEPFRITSPLEQRQYLCDGVIKEWGGPRQDVLSPLCEAMGDSLQRKRIGSYPLLHEEEALEALDAACRAYDHGRGIWPTMSTEERVKHLEEFAYRMKERREDVVKLLMWEIGKTLPDSQKEFDRTIDYISETIDALKNLDRVSSRFVIEQGIIGQIRRAPLGVVLCVGPFNYPLNETFTTLIPALIMGNVVIFKPPKMGVLLHRPLLEAFRDSFPKGVINTVYGEGHEVLGPLMRSGRIDVLAFIGTSQAADILRKQHPKPHRLRCVLGLEAKNAGIVLKDADLDHAVEECVLGALSFNGQRCTALKILFVHEDIIDPFIAKFNTEVGRLKAGMPWEGGVRITPLPEPDKTKYLGELIEDACARGARVVNPGGGVVVGTYMSPAVVYPVTAGMRLYSEEQFGPVVPISKFRDIEEPMQYIIQSPYGQQVSLFGTDPELMAQLIDPLVNQVCRVNINSQCQRFPDTFPFTGRKDSAEGTLSVSDALRVFTIRTLVAAKQTDENRKIIKSIVTERRSGFLSTDFIL; encoded by the coding sequence ATGACAGATCGAGCTTTTGGAACAATAATCCCCGAAGATGAGAAAATACCGGAGCCTTTTCGTATTACTTCCCCCCTGGAGCAGCGCCAATACCTCTGTGACGGCGTAATAAAAGAATGGGGGGGCCCTCGACAGGACGTGCTGTCACCCCTTTGCGAAGCTATGGGCGACTCCCTTCAGCGGAAGCGGATCGGGAGCTACCCCTTGCTCCACGAGGAGGAGGCCCTGGAGGCTCTTGACGCGGCCTGCCGGGCATACGACCACGGACGCGGGATATGGCCGACCATGTCCACCGAGGAACGGGTAAAGCACCTGGAAGAATTTGCGTACCGGATGAAGGAAAGGCGGGAGGATGTGGTAAAGCTGCTCATGTGGGAGATCGGAAAGACCCTGCCCGATTCCCAGAAGGAGTTCGACCGGACCATAGACTACATCAGCGAAACGATCGATGCCTTGAAAAACCTGGACCGTGTGTCCTCGCGGTTTGTCATCGAACAGGGCATCATCGGGCAGATCCGCCGCGCGCCCCTCGGGGTGGTCCTTTGCGTCGGGCCTTTCAACTATCCCCTCAATGAAACTTTCACGACCCTGATCCCCGCACTTATCATGGGCAATGTGGTCATCTTTAAACCGCCTAAAATGGGGGTGCTCCTTCACCGGCCGCTTCTGGAGGCATTCCGGGACTCCTTCCCTAAAGGGGTGATCAACACCGTGTACGGGGAGGGCCATGAGGTCCTGGGCCCCCTGATGAGATCGGGGAGAATAGATGTGCTTGCGTTCATAGGGACCAGTCAGGCAGCAGACATCCTAAGGAAGCAACACCCGAAACCCCACCGGCTTCGCTGCGTGCTCGGACTCGAGGCCAAGAATGCGGGAATAGTCCTCAAAGATGCGGACCTCGATCACGCGGTGGAGGAATGCGTCCTGGGGGCCTTGTCTTTTAACGGCCAGCGGTGTACGGCGCTCAAGATACTTTTCGTTCATGAAGATATCATCGACCCCTTTATCGCAAAATTCAACACAGAGGTGGGTAGGCTCAAGGCGGGCATGCCATGGGAAGGAGGAGTCCGGATTACGCCGCTGCCGGAGCCGGATAAGACCAAATACCTTGGGGAATTGATTGAGGACGCGTGCGCCAGGGGCGCCCGGGTGGTTAATCCGGGCGGCGGTGTGGTGGTGGGGACCTATATGTCCCCCGCGGTGGTATACCCGGTCACGGCCGGCATGAGGTTGTACTCGGAAGAACAATTCGGCCCGGTTGTTCCTATTTCGAAATTCCGGGATATCGAAGAGCCCATGCAGTATATCATTCAGTCCCCTTACGGACAACAGGTGAGCCTCTTCGGGACAGACCCGGAGCTTATGGCACAGCTCATAGATCCTCTGGTCAACCAGGTATGCAGGGTCAACATCAACAGCCAGTGCCAGCGATTTCCCGACACATTCCCTTTTACCGGGAGAAAGGACTCGGCAGAGGGTACCCTCTCCGTTTCAGACGCACTGAGGGTCTTCACTATCAGGACCCTTGTTGCCGCCAAACAAACCGATGAAAACAGAAAGATCATCAAATCGATCGTTACGGAGCGGCGCTCGGGCTTTCTTTCCACCGACTTCATTCTGTGA